The Nitrospinota bacterium genome includes a region encoding these proteins:
- a CDS encoding prolyl oligopeptidase family serine peptidase → MLLINRRRVLGFGLLVFLAWATYAGSLGNDFVWDDTGYILDTPELLHPENVRLIIDPELYFSRFQEGSWRPLVTLSHFFSVGLFRYWAPGHNALDLFLYTLVVLLVFGLALQMGMRGRAALIAAALFAVHPVHVESVMVSGLRSDVLCALFLLSAFLCIIKADQGGRAGAWWAGAIGLYALGLLSKEVALVFPFLVLAYDGAIARRRKAPLEPKALWRRYGALLAVTGVYAVLRFGPYAGPPHSTGYVGGSLASAIITMPGILAQYARLLLFPLRLNADYLVRPIENLAEPQALAGLVVFVIAVYAIVLGYRKRPLVGFGLAWLLITLLPVANLVPLDNPMAERYLFIPSIGFCWAVGLLASDGLEGAAVRGASPQAKIVWGAIGLLILTLGLRTAMRTRVWKDELTLWRATVAASPESSRAHLNLGAALISKGRWEEAREEIEKALDLEPDSAEALHNLGLIEARDTHWIDAEAAYRRSLLLQPDAPPTLYNLARALLAQGKASEEAEWLLAQAVSIKPLFTDAHLLMGNMLTMRPDLFGAIVCRVPLLDMQRYHKLLAGASWIAEYGNPDDPDQWQFVRTFSPYHNVTKDAHYPRILFTTSTRDDRVHPGHARKMVAKMKAMGHDVLYYENIEGGHGGAANNKQTAFMSALAYTFLWNELQ, encoded by the coding sequence ATGCTACTCATTAATCGCAGAAGGGTGCTCGGCTTCGGTCTGCTCGTTTTTCTTGCCTGGGCCACCTATGCCGGGTCGCTTGGGAACGATTTCGTTTGGGATGATACGGGCTACATTCTTGACACTCCTGAGCTCCTACATCCCGAAAACGTCCGCTTGATTATCGACCCCGAGCTCTACTTCAGTCGCTTCCAGGAAGGGAGCTGGCGCCCCTTAGTGACGCTCTCCCATTTTTTCTCCGTGGGCCTTTTTCGTTACTGGGCACCCGGTCACAACGCCCTTGACCTCTTCCTCTACACGCTCGTCGTCTTGCTCGTCTTCGGGCTTGCTCTCCAGATGGGCATGCGAGGGCGGGCCGCCTTAATTGCTGCGGCCCTCTTCGCCGTCCACCCCGTCCATGTGGAGTCGGTTATGGTCTCAGGCCTGCGGTCCGATGTCCTCTGCGCCCTGTTCCTGCTTTCGGCCTTCTTGTGCATCATTAAGGCGGATCAAGGAGGCCGTGCGGGCGCGTGGTGGGCCGGGGCCATAGGCCTCTACGCCCTCGGGCTCCTCTCCAAGGAGGTGGCCCTCGTATTTCCCTTCCTCGTCTTGGCTTACGACGGCGCCATTGCACGGCGGCGCAAGGCTCCGCTTGAGCCTAAGGCGTTGTGGCGCCGATACGGCGCGCTGCTGGCCGTAACGGGCGTCTACGCCGTACTCAGGTTCGGGCCCTACGCCGGGCCCCCTCACTCGACGGGCTACGTCGGGGGTTCTTTGGCGAGCGCGATAATTACGATGCCCGGCATCCTTGCGCAGTACGCAAGGCTACTCCTCTTTCCTCTGCGCCTCAATGCGGATTACCTGGTCAGGCCTATCGAGAATCTTGCCGAGCCCCAAGCGCTCGCGGGCCTCGTCGTCTTTGTGATCGCCGTTTACGCGATAGTGTTGGGGTATAGAAAGAGACCCCTTGTGGGATTCGGCCTCGCGTGGCTCCTAATTACGCTGCTGCCCGTAGCGAACCTCGTCCCTCTGGACAACCCCATGGCCGAGCGGTATCTCTTCATCCCATCCATTGGGTTTTGTTGGGCCGTGGGGCTCCTTGCTAGCGATGGGCTTGAGGGAGCTGCTGTCCGAGGCGCTTCCCCCCAAGCCAAAATAGTTTGGGGGGCTATCGGTCTGCTCATCTTGACGCTCGGCCTCCGCACCGCTATGAGGACCAGGGTCTGGAAGGACGAGCTCACCTTGTGGAGGGCCACGGTGGCCGCGTCGCCCGAAAGCTCACGGGCCCACCTGAACCTCGGCGCGGCGCTGATCTCTAAAGGGCGGTGGGAGGAGGCTAGGGAGGAGATTGAGAAGGCCCTCGACCTGGAGCCCGACTCGGCAGAGGCCTTGCACAACCTTGGCCTTATCGAAGCCCGCGATACCCATTGGATCGATGCCGAGGCCGCCTACAGGCGCTCCTTGCTTCTTCAGCCCGATGCGCCGCCGACCCTCTACAACCTCGCCCGCGCTCTGTTAGCCCAGGGAAAGGCTTCCGAGGAGGCGGAATGGCTGCTCGCCCAAGCGGTCTCCATCAAGCCGCTCTTTACTGACGCGCACCTGCTGATGGGCAACATGCTCACGATGCGACCGGACCTATTCGGGGCGATCGTATGCCGGGTGCCTCTGCTCGATATGCAGCGATACCACAAGTTGCTGGCAGGGGCGAGCTGGATCGCCGAGTACGGTAATCCGGACGATCCCGACCAGTGGCAGTTCGTGCGCACGTTCTCCCCCTACCACAATGTGACCAAAGATGCCCACTATCCCCGTATTCTTTTTACGACGTCGACACGTGACGATCGAGTGCACCCCGGTCATGCCCGCAAGATGGTGGCGAAAATGAAGGCCATGGGCCACGATGTGCTCTATTACGAAAACATCGAAGGCGGTCACGGCGGTGCCGCAAACAACAAGCAAACGGCTTTCATGTCCGCCCTGGCGTATACATTTCTCTGGAATGAATTGCAATAG
- a CDS encoding glycosyltransferase family 9 protein, with the protein MRKIDRWVGIPCCFVATIFSRLMRLARPRKDVGPPKRILFIEMAEIGGLVVAYPALRHARRRFPDAELYFLTFSGGKGMLEIMGIIEDENHIIIRPDGPWSFLADTLKAIRFIRGEKIDTTINLEAFARFSTLLAFLSGAQRRVGFHRFFEEGRYTGDLLTHKVIYNPHLHAAETFIALVEAASEEGGSEPLCKRPLDDISLDLPRVQSSESARQAIKERLKELYPRLGPEHRLVLLNPNASDLVAVRRWPRENFIDLGRGLLEDPDLVLVLTGTTEERAHAEAMRGEIASDRVLNFSGETTLRQLVDLYNVSHLLITNDSGPAHFVSLTDLPALVLFGPETPNIYGPLGPNVQAIYLHLACSPCVSAYNQKRSPCHDNKCMTGIKPEQVVAQARALLSERSKLVDRGG; encoded by the coding sequence ATGCGGAAGATCGACCGCTGGGTTGGTATCCCTTGCTGCTTCGTAGCCACCATATTTTCGCGCCTTATGCGCCTGGCGAGGCCTCGCAAGGACGTTGGGCCCCCCAAACGGATACTATTCATTGAGATGGCTGAGATCGGTGGACTCGTGGTGGCCTACCCGGCTTTGCGGCACGCCCGTCGGCGCTTTCCCGACGCCGAGCTATACTTCCTCACTTTCAGCGGCGGCAAGGGCATGCTGGAGATCATGGGTATCATCGAGGATGAGAACCACATCATCATTCGGCCCGACGGCCCTTGGAGCTTCCTGGCTGATACCCTTAAGGCAATCCGATTCATCCGGGGCGAGAAGATCGACACGACCATCAACCTGGAGGCCTTCGCCCGCTTCAGCACTCTGCTGGCTTTTCTCAGCGGAGCGCAACGCAGGGTCGGCTTTCATCGCTTCTTCGAGGAGGGCCGCTATACGGGAGACCTGCTCACCCACAAGGTCATCTACAACCCGCACCTCCATGCGGCCGAGACTTTCATCGCTCTGGTCGAAGCCGCGAGCGAGGAGGGAGGCTCTGAGCCCTTGTGCAAGCGGCCCCTGGACGACATCTCCCTTGATCTGCCCCGCGTACAGAGCTCAGAATCCGCCCGGCAGGCCATCAAAGAGAGGCTCAAAGAGCTTTACCCCCGCCTGGGGCCTGAGCACCGACTGGTATTGCTCAACCCCAATGCCAGCGACCTCGTGGCCGTCCGCAGGTGGCCGAGGGAGAATTTTATCGACCTGGGCCGCGGGCTCCTGGAAGACCCCGATCTCGTGTTGGTGTTGACCGGCACGACAGAAGAGCGAGCCCACGCTGAGGCCATGCGCGGGGAGATCGCCTCGGACCGCGTGCTCAATTTCTCCGGCGAAACTACCTTGAGACAGCTCGTAGACCTCTACAACGTAAGCCATCTTTTAATAACCAACGACTCGGGCCCGGCCCACTTCGTCTCTCTTACCGATCTCCCGGCCCTCGTCCTCTTTGGGCCGGAGACGCCGAATATCTACGGGCCTTTGGGACCCAACGTGCAGGCAATCTACCTCCATCTGGCCTGCAGCCCCTGCGTGTCGGCTTATAACCAGAAGCGCTCTCCTTGCCACGACAACAAGTGCATGACCGGCATCAAGCCCGAGCAGGTGGTGGCCCAGGCCAGGGCATTGCTGAGCGAACGTTCAAAGCTCGTTGACCGCGGCGGCTGA